The bacterium genome includes the window GAACACGCGGCCCGCCTGTACATCGCGCGGCTGCGCGCCGGCCGCCGCAACTGACCGGCGCCGGAAGACCGAGGCCGCAACGACCGGCGCCACTACCCAACGGATTGGCGGTTCGGCACTCCGAGGATCGCGAAGTGAGCGCGGGTTAGAGGCAGACCGTCAGCAACGCTTCGGGCCGCTCGAGCCGGTGGTCCGGGCATTCCCCCAACACGTCGTCGAGGTGCATGGTGCCCCACAGGGCCGCGGCGGTGCCCGCGCCGGCCCGCCGGCCGGCGGCGACGTCTACCACGCTGTCGCCGACCATGAGCGCGACCGCGGGCGCGACGCCGAGGCGGCGCGCGGCGAGCGCGACCGGCTCCGGATCGGGCTTGGGCCGGCGGACGTCCTCGTCGACGACGATCGCCTGACACCAGCGGTCCAATCCGAAGGTCCGCACCGCGGCGTCGGTGGTCGCGCGGCGCTTGGACGTCACGATCCCGAGCAGGTACCCGCGCGCGCGCAGCCCGTCGAGCACGGCCGGCACGCCCGGGAACAGCCGCGCGCGGTGATCGTGGAGCTCGAAATAGCGGCGCAGGTACAGCTGCGTCAACTCGTCCCCGCGGCCCGGCGCCAGGGCCTCGAAGCGTTCGCGGACCGGCCACGACCACGTGCGGAGCGTTTCCTCACGGTCGACGGTGCGGCCGAGCCCGGTTCGGCAGGCGTCCACGAACGACGTGACGATAAGATCGGCGCTGTCGAGCAGCGTGCCGTCGAGGTCGAAGAGCACGGCCCGGTAGGTGTGCGGCCCGGGCCCGCTCATCCGCGCCAGGCGTCTGCGGGACGGCCTTCCCACATCGCGGTGTAGAGGGACAGCAGCGGCTCCCGTTCGAGCGGCCGGGGGTTGTTCGGACGAGGATAACGGACGAGGCATTCGTCCACGAGTTCGGGGAGGCGCTCCCGCTCGAGGCCGAGGGTGCGCAGGGCCTCCGGCATGCCGACGTCGAGCCCGAGCGACTGGACGCGGCGCACGGCATCCCCCCCTGCGGGGGACGCCTCTGACTCCATAACATCGTGGCCCGCGCCTCTAGTTTCATGGTGGCCGGCGGCGGAGTCCGCCGGCAGTCCGCGGGCACGAGCCAGAGCGTCTTCGATCCGGCGCAGACGGTCCGCCGCGGCGTCGCGGCTGTACGCCATCGCGTACGGCAGGGCGAGCGCGCAGGAAAAGCCGTGCGGCAGGTGCAGCCGGTTCGCGATCGTGTACGCGATGGAGTGCCCGAGGATCATCCCGGCGTTGAGCGTGAGGCCGCCGAGATAGGCCGCGAGGAGCATCTGCGCCCGCGCCTCCGCGTTGCCGCCGTCGGCGTAGGCGCGCGGCAACGCGTCGACGATCAACCCGATCCCTTGGGACGCCGTGATGTCGGTGAGCGGGCCCGCGCCGGACGACAGCATGCCTTCCACGCAGTGGCTGAGCGCGTCGAGCCCGGTGTGCGCCGTGACGGTCTTCGGTAACGAGTGGGTCAATCGCGGATCGAGCAGCACGCCGGCGGCCAGGAGATGCGGATGGCTGTTGGCGAACGCCTTGCGCCCGTCGTGGGTGATCACGGCGTTCTGGCTGGCCTCCGCGCCGGTTCCCGCGGTCGTGGGGACGAGCACGGTCGGGATCGACGGCGCACTGAACCGTCGGCCGACCTCGTGCGTGTACTCGAGCACGCCGCCCGGGTTCCGGGCGAGGGCCGCGGCGAGTTTGGCAACGTCCATCACGCTGCCCCCGCCGACGCCGCAGACGAGCACGGGAGACAGCCGGCGCGCGAGCGCGGCCGCGCGGTCGGCGACCTCGGCGGTGGGTTCGCCCGGGATGTCGGCGAAGCGCTCGAGCGTGAACCCGGCCGCGGTCAGGCCGTCCGCCACGGCGCGCGCGAGGCCGAGCCGGTCGACCACGGCGTCCGTGACGAGCAGCGCCGCACCCGGTGCGATCCCGAGTTCCGCCACGCACTCGCCGATGCGCGCGACGGCGTCCTCACCGTACCAGAGACGGCTCGGACCGCGAAACGGACGCGGGGGACTGGGCGGCATCGACGGCGCGGACACGACGACCTCCTCGGACTGACAAGAAACGCGCGCGGCGGGCCACGGCGCCCCGCCGTGCAGCGGTCGCGTTGACCCGTCGTCGCCACGGATGATACCATCGGGTCGGCCCAGGGTAAAGGAGGCATGGCGGGTGGCGCAGGCGGAGGTCGGAATATTCGGGGGGTCCGGTTTCTATTCGCTCCTCGATGGCGCGCGAGAACTGAAGATCGAAACGCCGTACGGTGAGCCGTCGGACGTCGTCATGGTCGGCGAGCTGGCCGGCCGTGCCGTCGCCTTCCTGCCGCGGCACGGCCGCTCCCACCGCCTGCCTCCGCACCGGATCAACTACCGGGCGAATGTCTGGGCCATGAAATCGCTCGGCGTGCAGTGGCTGATCGGTCCGTGCGCGGCCGGCAGCCTCCAGCCGGGCGTGCGCCCGGGGGACTTCGTGGTGTGCGACCAGTTTGTCGACCGGACGTGGGGCCGCGCCGACACCTTCTACGACGGGCCGGTGACCACCCACGTTTCGGCCGCGGATCCCTATTGTCCGACGCTGCGGCGCCTGACCGTCGAGGCGGCCGCCGCCCTCGGCATTCCGGTGCGCGATCGGGGGACGGTGGTGGTGATCCAAGGCCCCCGATTCAGCACCCGGTCCGAAAGCCGGTGGTTCCGGAACCAGGGGTGGGAGGTCATCAACATGACCAACTATCCCGAGTGCATCCTGGCGCGCGAACTCGAGTTGTGCTACGTGAACATTTCGCTGATCACCGACTACGACGTCGGGGTCGAGGGCGATCCGTCGGTCGATCCGGTCAGTCACGACGCGGTGCTTCGCGTGTTTCAGGAGAACAACGACCGGCTGCGCGGGTTGCTGCGGGCGCTGGTCGAGCGCCTGCCCCGCACCCGGGAGTGTTCCTGCGCCCGCGCGCTCGCGACGGCGCGCATCGAGTAGGAGAGGGGGGCCGTGGCGGTGCTGGTGCGGGACCGAACCGGGCGCGGCACGGGCATGGCGGTGTTCGGGATCGGCGTGCTGCTGCTGCTCGTGGTGTTCTATCTCGCGTATCTCGAACTCGTGGCGTCGGGCGCCCTGGCCGGCACGGCCGGCGGGCGGTCGTTCGGCGACACGGCGCTGTTCATCGCGGCGAAGGGCCTGTTTCTGTTTTTGCTCGGGTTCGTCGCCTCGGCGATCGCGAATAAGGGCATTGCCCTGTATCAGGCCGCCGGGGGGCAGGACGTGGAGTAAGCGGCGCGCCACAGGAGGCCTATCATGGAATTGGATGTGGCAGTGCGAACGGCGGACGGCGTGACGGTCGTGGACGTGGCGGGCGAGGTGGATCTCTACACGGCGCCCCGGCTGGAGGAGGCGCTCGCCAAGGCCTCAGGCCGCACGCCGCCGCTCATCGTCGTGAACCTCGGCCGGACGACGTATCTCGACAGCACCGCGCTCCGCGTGCTCACGGCGATGTTCAAGCGGGTGCGGGAACGTCAGGGCGAGATGGCGATCGCCGAGGTCCAGCCGAAGATCGCCAAGCTCTTCACGCTGACCGGGCTGGATCAGGTGCTGCCGATCTGTTCGACCGAACGCGAAGCCCTCGAGAAAGTCCATCAGCCGCCGGCCGCGACGTAGCGGCGGTCCGCGACGCGGTCGCGCGGAGGCAGGCCGTCCATGACGCGCCGCACCGGGATCCGCGGTAAGATCGCCGCGGCGATCCTGCTGTGCATGATACCCGTGCTCCTGCTCGCGGTGGTGCTGTACGGCGAGCGCAACACGGATCGGCGCAGCACCGTCGTGCGGACCCAGGAGGATCTGGCCCGGGCCCTGGCCGCGGACGTCACCGCCTTCTTCGCCTCGGCGGTGCACACCGAACGCGACGCCGGCGCCGCCGTCACCGGACAGCCCTATCCCCTCAGCGGCGTGGCGCAACTGTTCGCGGCGATTCGCGCCGGCGACCCGGCGTTTCTGGGCCTCGTGCTGGCCCGGCCAGACGGGCACGTCGAGGCGGGCGATCCCGCCCCCGCCCCCAAGGCCACGCTGATCGACCACGACGTCGTGGCGCGTGTGCGCGGCGGCGCCGCGTGGGCGGTCGGGCCGCCCCACCTCGTCGCGGGGCGTCCCGTTGCGGAAGTGGCGGTCGGGATCACCGAGAATCAGCGCCTCGTGGCCGTGGTGGACGGCGTCGTCGATCTGAGCCGCCTGCCGGCGTCCGCGCCGGTCGCGACACCGAGCGCCGACGCGATCGTGCTCGACGGCGCGGGCGACGTGGTGGTCGATCTGCGGAGCGGCGCCCGGACGCCGGGCGGCCTCCGCGCGCTGCCCGCGGTGGCCGCGGCCCTGAACGGCCGGAGCGCCTACATTCAGGCGTACCGCGACCCGCTCACGGGACGGCCGGACATCGGCGCGGCGGTGCCGATTTCGTCGATCGGGTGGGCCGCGCTGGTGCTCGTCCCGGAGGCGTCGGCCTACGAGCCCGTCCGGCGGGAGGCCCTAATCGAGCTCACCTGGCTGCTGGCGTACGTCGGCCTCGGCCTCGGCCTGGCGTGGGTGCTCGGCGGCGAGCTGAGCGCGCCGATACAGGCGCTCGTGCGCGGGGCCCGCCGCATCGGCCGCGGCGAAGTCGGCTACCGGGTGCCGGTGCGGCGGACCGACGAGCTCGGCGAGCTCGCCGGCGCCTTCAACGAGATGAGCGCGCAACTCGAGCGCT containing:
- a CDS encoding STAS domain-containing protein, producing MELDVAVRTADGVTVVDVAGEVDLYTAPRLEEALAKASGRTPPLIVVNLGRTTYLDSTALRVLTAMFKRVRERQGEMAIAEVQPKIAKLFTLTGLDQVLPICSTEREALEKVHQPPAAT
- a CDS encoding iron-containing alcohol dehydrogenase, which gives rise to MSAPSMPPSPPRPFRGPSRLWYGEDAVARIGECVAELGIAPGAALLVTDAVVDRLGLARAVADGLTAAGFTLERFADIPGEPTAEVADRAAALARRLSPVLVCGVGGGSVMDVAKLAAALARNPGGVLEYTHEVGRRFSAPSIPTVLVPTTAGTGAEASQNAVITHDGRKAFANSHPHLLAAGVLLDPRLTHSLPKTVTAHTGLDALSHCVEGMLSSGAGPLTDITASQGIGLIVDALPRAYADGGNAEARAQMLLAAYLGGLTLNAGMILGHSIAYTIANRLHLPHGFSCALALPYAMAYSRDAAADRLRRIEDALARARGLPADSAAGHHETRGAGHDVMESEASPAGGDAVRRVQSLGLDVGMPEALRTLGLERERLPELVDECLVRYPRPNNPRPLEREPLLSLYTAMWEGRPADAWRG
- a CDS encoding S-methyl-5'-thioadenosine phosphorylase, which encodes MAQAEVGIFGGSGFYSLLDGARELKIETPYGEPSDVVMVGELAGRAVAFLPRHGRSHRLPPHRINYRANVWAMKSLGVQWLIGPCAAGSLQPGVRPGDFVVCDQFVDRTWGRADTFYDGPVTTHVSAADPYCPTLRRLTVEAAAALGIPVRDRGTVVVIQGPRFSTRSESRWFRNQGWEVINMTNYPECILARELELCYVNISLITDYDVGVEGDPSVDPVSHDAVLRVFQENNDRLRGLLRALVERLPRTRECSCARALATARIE
- a CDS encoding HAD-IA family hydrolase encodes the protein MSGPGPHTYRAVLFDLDGTLLDSADLIVTSFVDACRTGLGRTVDREETLRTWSWPVRERFEALAPGRGDELTQLYLRRYFELHDHRARLFPGVPAVLDGLRARGYLLGIVTSKRRATTDAAVRTFGLDRWCQAIVVDEDVRRPKPDPEPVALAARRLGVAPAVALMVGDSVVDVAAGRRAGAGTAAALWGTMHLDDVLGECPDHRLERPEALLTVCL